From the genome of Constrictibacter sp. MBR-5:
TGCTATCCGCACCATCCCCGAGGCCTACACCTCCGCCGAGGCGGAGACGCGTGGCATCGTCGGCCGAATCCCGCACGAGACGCTGGGCGACGTGCCCGACGTGCGCAGCCCGCTGCGCCTCTACGGCACGCCGCTGCGTGACGCCGTCGGCGCACCCGAGCTGAACCAGCACGGCGCGGCGATCGAGAAGGAATGGCTGGCCTCGCCCGTCCCTGCGGCACCTGCGGCGACATCCGTTCGCGACATCCCGCACCCGCTCTCCGGCCTCAAGGTCCTCGACTTCACCCGCGTCATCGCCGGCCCGCACTGCGCCATGACGCTGGGCGACCTGGGCGCCGACGTGCTGAAGATCGAGCATCCGGAGACCGGCGACGACGCCCGCGGCTATGCCGGTCCGCGCGTCGGCGGCGAGGGCGCCTTCTATCTCGCCTACAACCGCAACAAGCGTAGCCTCGCGCTCGACCTGTCGAAGCCCGAGGGTCAGGCGCTCGCACGCGACCTCGCCGCGGAGGCGGATGTCGTGCTGGAGAATTTCTCCGCCGGCGTCATGAAGAAGTTCGGCCTCGACTATGAGAGCCTCAAGTCGGTCAACCCGTCGCTGGTCTACTGCGCCATGTCGGGCTACGGCCGCGACGGCGACTTCGCCAAGCGCGCCGGCTACGACCCTGTCGCGCAGGCCGAGAGCGGCTTCATGTCGATCACCGGCCGCCCCGACGGCGAGCCCACCCGCACCGGCATCCCGATGATCGACGTCACCACCGGCCTCGGCGCCGCCCAGGCGACCCTGGCGGCCCTCTTCCACCGCAGCCGCACCGGCGAGGGCCAGTATGTCGACGTGGCGCTGTTCGACACGGCCTGCGCCATGAGCTTCCACTTCGGCATGGCGTACCTCATCGACGGCAAGACGCCGATGCGCTGGGGCAACGGCAGCCCCGCCGCCAACCCCGTCGGGGTCTACGAAGCCTCCGACGGGCCGTTCCAGATGACGCTCGCAGGCGAACGGGTCTGGAAGAAGTTCATCGTCGACGTGGTGAACCGGCCCGACATCGCCGCCGACCCGCACTTCCTCACCAACAGCGCGCGCGTCGCCAACCGCGATCTGGTCGACCGCACCTTGAACGAGATCTTCGCCACCGACACCCGCGACAACTGGGTGGCGCGGATGCGCGCCGCCGGCGCCCCCGCGGGCCCGATCCGCACCATCGCGGAAGCCTGCGAGTCGCCCGAGGTCAAGGAGCGCGAGCGTTACGTCTCGATCCCGCATCCGACCGCCGGGACGGTGCCCTGCCTGCGCAGCCCGATCCGCATGGACGGAACGCCGGTACGCGATCCGATGGCGGCGCCGACGCTCGGCCAGCATACCGCCGCGGCGCTCGGCGACTGGCTCGGCTACGACGCGGCACGGGTCGACGGCCTCAAGGCACAGGGAATCGTGAAATGACCGACGAGGCCGCGGCGACCCTGCCGCATCCGCTGACGGGCATCCGCGTGCTCGACTTCACCCGCGTGCTCGCCGGCCCCTACCTCACCATGATGCTGGCCGACCTGGGCGCAGAGGTGATCAAGGTCGAGAACCCCGACGGCGGCGACGACAGCCGCGCCTGGAACCCGCCCGGCCTTGGCAGCGAGAGCGCCTACTTCCTCGCGATCAACCGCCACAAGAAGAGCGTCACGGTCGACCTCGGCACCGAGGCCGGGCGCGACCTCTGCCGCGAACTCGCGGCAAAGTGCGACATCCTGGTCCAGAATTTCCGCGTCGACGTCATGGAGCGGCACGGCCTGGACTACGCCGCCCTGTCGGGGGCCAATCCGCGCCTGATCTACTGCTCGATCTCCGGCTACGGCCACGACACGCCCTATCGCATGAACGTCGGCTACGACCAGATCGCCCAGGGCGAAGGCGGCCTCATGTACCTGACCGGGCAGCCCGAGGCCGACCCCGTCCGCACCGGCGCCTCGCTGGCCGACACGCTGACGGGCCTTCACGCCGGGATGGCCGTCCTGGCCGCGCTGCGCGCCCGGGAGGTGACCGGCCGCGGCCAGCATGTGGACATGGCGCTGCTCGACACCGTCGTCGCCGTCAGCGGCTTCCTCTCGCAGGGCGCCCTCCTGACGGGCGAGAACCCGCCGCGCAGCGGCAACAGCTCTTTCCTGGTCATCCCGACCGGCGTCTATCCCTGTGCCGACGGCCTGCTGAACCTGCTGGTCGGCAACGACCGGCAGTTCCGGCGCCTCTGCACCGACGTGCTGGAACGGCCCGACATGGCCGAGGATGCACGCTTCCGCACCAACAAGGACCGCCGGGCGCACAAGGCGGAGCTGGACGAGGTGCTGAAGGATCTGTTCTCGCGCCGGCCGCGCGACCACTGGATCGAGCGCTGCCGCGCATCGGGCGTCCCCGCCGGCAGCGTCCGCACCCTGACGGAGGCGCTCGCCGCTCCGGAGCCGGCGGCGCGCGACATGATTCAGGAGGTCGAGCATCCGGCCGGCAGCTTCCGCACGGTCGCCTCGCCGATGAAGCTGTCCGGGACGCCGGTGCGGCGTGCGGGGCCCGCGCCGCTGCTCGGCGAGCATACGGACGAGGTCCTGCGCGAGGTGCTCGGCTGCGACGACGCCCGCATCGCTGCCCTGCGCGCGGCGGGCGGCGTCCGCTGAGCGGCCTCGGCCGCCTCAGAAACGGTTGCCGAGCAGCTTGGTGAACCCGAAGAGATACCGCACCGTCCCATCGTCGGGAGGGTTTCCGGTGAAGGGCAGCACGACCCGGTGATAGGGCAGTTGCGCCCCTGTGGGCCGCCAGTTCAGGACCGACTGCGAGAACACGGGCAGCCTGCTGGAGCGGGCCCGTTCATAGTCGGCCAGCACGCGCGGGCCTGTGCCCGTGGCGCGGATGAAGTCCGACACCCGCATGCCAGTCACGTCATAGCCGTAGAGCGCGAAATAGCCGGTGCCGATCAGCCTCGCGTACCACGCGTCGTCGCGCAGTTCGAACAGGAACGCCAGGTCGAGGCAGCGCGGCGGAACGTCGAGCGGATCGATCTGCGACTTCGTCGGCAAATCCGCAACGCCCTTGCGGGCGTGCCAGAGCGTCTCCGCCCAACGAAGGTCCGGATCCAGCCAGTCCGGCGACCGGGCCGCCGCCACCGACTGCGCTTCCACCTCGGATCGCACCGTCCACCCCTGTTGGTTTTTATCGCGCGACAGTAGGCCGGCGCCCTCTACGGCCGGTAAAGACGGGCGTAAGCCCGGCTCAGCCGGGAAGCCGGAGCACCTGCTTGGCGATGATGTTGCGCTGGATCTCATTCGATCCGCCATAGATCGTCGCCGGGCGCGACTCGATGAACTGCGCCATCACGTCGACGCTGGTGTTGCCGATCACCACGTCCTCGCGCTGGATGCCGTGGTCCCCGGCGACTTCCACCATGTATTCGGTGATGCGCTGGTAGGTCTCGGTGGCCCAGAGCTTCAGCACCGATACGTCGGCCCCCAGTTCGCCGCCCGCGCGCAGGATGCCCGCGAAACGCTCGAACGCCGAGTTCAGGTCGTAGACGTCCAGCCGGAACTGCGTGAAGCGGTCGACGAAGGCGGCATCCTCGAACCGTCCCGTCTTTTCGCCCAGGTCGCGCAGGCGGTTCAGCGCATATTCCGGCATGCGCGGGTTGCCCAGGAACAGCCGCTCGAACCCGAGCAGCGCCTTGGCCATGGTCCAGCCCTTGTTCGGCTCGCCGACCAGGTTCTTCTTCGGCACCCGCACGTCGTCGAAGAACATCTCGCAGAATTCGACGTCGCCCTTGATGTTCGGGATCGGCCGGACCGTGACGCCCGGCGTCGACATGTCGATCAGCAGGAAGCTGATGCCCTCCTGCGGCTTGCGCGCCGTCTTGTCGGTCCGCACGAGGCAGAAGGTCCAGTTCGCCGAATGCGCCAGCGTCGTCCAGATCTTCTGGCCGTTGACGACATAGTCGTCGCCGTCGGCGACCGCTTCGGTCCGCAGGCTGGCGAGGTCCGACCCGGCATTCGGCTCGGAGTAGCCCTGGCACCAGATGTGTTCGCCGCTCAGGATCTTCGGCAGGAAGTAGCGCTTCTGCTCCTCGGTGCCGTAGCGGATCAGCAGCGGCCCGCACATCTGCAGCGCATGGTCCGGGATACGGGCGCAGCCGTGGCGCTCGTACTCCTCGACATAGATGATCAGCTTCGACGGATCGAGGCCCATGCCGCCGTATTCGCGCGGCCAGCCGGGCGCGATCCAGCCCTTGGCCGACAGCTTGTCGAACCAGTCCTTGATCTCCGGATAGGTCATGCGGTGCTTCGGGAACCGCTTCGCCTGCGGATACTCGGCCTCGATCCAGCGCCGGACCTCCATGCGGAAGTCCTCGTCGCTCATCGCGTTCCAGTCGCAATCCTTGGCGTGGTCTTCGGCCATGCGTCTCTCCTGCCGGGCGGCGTCCTCTTTGCCGCAACATGGCGGCAGCCGCCCGTATCAGGCAAGGCCCTCCCGTTTCGCCGCACCGCGCTGCCGGCTAGCATCGCGTTACCCATCCGCGTGAGAGGAAGAAGAAGATGCGCGTCACCGACCTGCGCACGATCGTCGTCGAGGTCCCCCTGCCCCGGCCGACGCGCAATTCCAGCGGGGTCAGCAACGACCGCGTCGGCTGCGTCCTGGTGTTCGTCGACACCGATGCCGGCGTGACCGGCGAGAGCTTCCTCTTCACCCTCGGCGGCCGGCGGATCG
Proteins encoded in this window:
- a CDS encoding CoA transferase; the encoded protein is MPQDRPLPPLHGIRVADFSRVIAGPLCAMTLADLGADVVKIENPDGGDDTRGYRPPEYKGLSPAFLCYNRNKRSIALDLNKAEDLAKAKALTERADLVIENFRTGLMEKYGLGYADLAPSNPRLVYLSVSAYGRTGPFKARAGYDPVVQAESGFMSMTGDPDLPPLRTGVPMIDVTTGMTAVQAAIAALIARETTGRGQYVEVPLFDTGFAMTLHASQSYLLDGECPQRAGNGSILASPIGVFQGADGPFFLTIGGERPWRRLAGELLNRPDLLNDPRFATNAARVANNTELCALLNAIFATQPRQHWIEQMRAAGVPVGAIRTIPEAYTSAEAETRGIVGRIPHETLGDVPDVRSPLRLYGTPLRDAVGAPELNQHGAAIEKEWLASPVPAAPAATSVRDIPHPLSGLKVLDFTRVIAGPHCAMTLGDLGADVLKIEHPETGDDARGYAGPRVGGEGAFYLAYNRNKRSLALDLSKPEGQALARDLAAEADVVLENFSAGVMKKFGLDYESLKSVNPSLVYCAMSGYGRDGDFAKRAGYDPVAQAESGFMSITGRPDGEPTRTGIPMIDVTTGLGAAQATLAALFHRSRTGEGQYVDVALFDTACAMSFHFGMAYLIDGKTPMRWGNGSPAANPVGVYEASDGPFQMTLAGERVWKKFIVDVVNRPDIAADPHFLTNSARVANRDLVDRTLNEIFATDTRDNWVARMRAAGAPAGPIRTIAEACESPEVKERERYVSIPHPTAGTVPCLRSPIRMDGTPVRDPMAAPTLGQHTAAALGDWLGYDAARVDGLKAQGIVK
- a CDS encoding CaiB/BaiF CoA-transferase family protein, whose product is MTDEAAATLPHPLTGIRVLDFTRVLAGPYLTMMLADLGAEVIKVENPDGGDDSRAWNPPGLGSESAYFLAINRHKKSVTVDLGTEAGRDLCRELAAKCDILVQNFRVDVMERHGLDYAALSGANPRLIYCSISGYGHDTPYRMNVGYDQIAQGEGGLMYLTGQPEADPVRTGASLADTLTGLHAGMAVLAALRAREVTGRGQHVDMALLDTVVAVSGFLSQGALLTGENPPRSGNSSFLVIPTGVYPCADGLLNLLVGNDRQFRRLCTDVLERPDMAEDARFRTNKDRRAHKAELDEVLKDLFSRRPRDHWIERCRASGVPAGSVRTLTEALAAPEPAARDMIQEVEHPAGSFRTVASPMKLSGTPVRRAGPAPLLGEHTDEVLREVLGCDDARIAALRAAGGVR
- a CDS encoding PAS domain-containing protein, with amino-acid sequence MEAQSVAAARSPDWLDPDLRWAETLWHARKGVADLPTKSQIDPLDVPPRCLDLAFLFELRDDAWYARLIGTGYFALYGYDVTGMRVSDFIRATGTGPRVLADYERARSSRLPVFSQSVLNWRPTGAQLPYHRVVLPFTGNPPDDGTVRYLFGFTKLLGNRF
- a CDS encoding acyl-CoA dehydrogenase family protein; the protein is MAEDHAKDCDWNAMSDEDFRMEVRRWIEAEYPQAKRFPKHRMTYPEIKDWFDKLSAKGWIAPGWPREYGGMGLDPSKLIIYVEEYERHGCARIPDHALQMCGPLLIRYGTEEQKRYFLPKILSGEHIWCQGYSEPNAGSDLASLRTEAVADGDDYVVNGQKIWTTLAHSANWTFCLVRTDKTARKPQEGISFLLIDMSTPGVTVRPIPNIKGDVEFCEMFFDDVRVPKKNLVGEPNKGWTMAKALLGFERLFLGNPRMPEYALNRLRDLGEKTGRFEDAAFVDRFTQFRLDVYDLNSAFERFAGILRAGGELGADVSVLKLWATETYQRITEYMVEVAGDHGIQREDVVIGNTSVDVMAQFIESRPATIYGGSNEIQRNIIAKQVLRLPG